Proteins from a single region of Streptomyces sp. HUAS 15-9:
- the nadC gene encoding carboxylating nicotinate-nucleotide diphosphorylase: MSTDDLPLAPTGGCGGDCACGAEGTEGDDAYLECGLDPALAQLLADAGLDPVEVEDIANVALQEDLAHGVDVTSVATIPEDAVATGDFTAREAGVVAGLRVAEAVLSVVCTDEFEVERHVEDGDRVEAGQKLLSVTTHTRDLLTGERSALNLLCRLSGIATATRAWEDVLEGTKARVRDTRKTTPGLRSLEKFAVRCGGGVNHRMSLSDAALVKDNHVVAAGGVAQAFEAVRAAFPDVPIEVEVDTLHQLREVVDAGADLILLDNFTPLECEEAVAIVDGRAMLEASGRLTLDNAKAYADTGVDYLAVGALTHSSPILDIGLDLREAE, translated from the coding sequence GTGAGCACCGACGACCTTCCCCTCGCCCCCACCGGCGGCTGCGGCGGCGACTGCGCCTGCGGCGCCGAGGGCACCGAAGGAGACGACGCGTACCTGGAGTGCGGGCTCGACCCCGCGCTCGCGCAGCTCCTGGCCGACGCCGGACTCGACCCGGTGGAGGTCGAGGACATCGCCAACGTGGCCCTCCAGGAGGACCTCGCCCACGGCGTGGACGTGACGAGCGTCGCGACCATCCCCGAGGACGCCGTGGCCACCGGCGACTTCACCGCGCGCGAGGCAGGCGTGGTGGCCGGCCTGCGGGTCGCCGAGGCCGTGCTCTCCGTCGTCTGCACGGACGAGTTCGAGGTCGAGCGGCACGTCGAGGACGGCGACCGGGTGGAGGCCGGGCAGAAGCTCCTGTCGGTCACCACGCACACCCGTGACCTGCTGACCGGCGAGCGCAGCGCGCTCAACCTGCTGTGCCGTCTGTCGGGCATCGCGACCGCCACGCGCGCGTGGGAGGACGTCCTGGAGGGCACGAAGGCCCGGGTCCGGGACACCCGCAAGACGACGCCGGGCCTCAGGTCGCTGGAGAAGTTCGCGGTGCGCTGCGGCGGCGGCGTCAACCACCGCATGTCGCTGTCGGACGCGGCGCTGGTGAAGGACAACCACGTGGTCGCCGCGGGCGGCGTCGCCCAGGCCTTCGAGGCCGTGCGGGCGGCCTTCCCGGACGTGCCGATCGAGGTCGAGGTCGACACGCTGCACCAGCTGCGCGAGGTCGTGGACGCGGGCGCCGACCTGATCCTGCTCGACAACTTCACGCCCCTGGAGTGCGAGGAGGCGGTGGCGATCGTCGACGGCCGGGCGATGCTGGAGGCCTCCGGCCGGCTCACGCTGGACAACGCCAAGGCGTACGCGGACACCGGCGTGGACTACCTGGCCGTAGGGGCCCTGACCCACTCCTCGCCGATCCTGGACATCGGCCTGGACCTGCGCGAGGCGGAGTAA
- a CDS encoding type III pantothenate kinase: MLLTIDVGNTQTVLGLFDGEDIVEHWRISTDPRRTADEMAVLLQGLMGMHPLLGDDLGDGIDGIAICATVPSVLHELREVTRRYYGDVPAVLVEPGVKTGVPILTDNPKEVGADRIINAVAAVELYGGPAIVVDFGTATTFDAVSARGEYVGGVIAPGIEISVEALGVRGAQLRKIEVARPRSVIGKNTVEAMQAGIVYGFAGQVDGVVSRMARELADDPEDVTVIATGGLAPMVLGESSVIDEHEPWLTLIGLRLVYERNVSRM, encoded by the coding sequence ATGCTCCTCACGATCGACGTGGGCAACACACAGACCGTTCTCGGCCTGTTCGACGGCGAGGACATCGTCGAGCACTGGCGGATCTCCACGGACCCGCGCCGCACGGCGGACGAGATGGCGGTGCTGCTGCAGGGCCTGATGGGCATGCACCCGCTCCTCGGCGACGACCTCGGGGACGGCATCGACGGCATCGCGATCTGCGCGACCGTCCCGTCGGTGCTGCACGAGCTGCGCGAGGTGACCCGGCGCTACTACGGCGACGTGCCCGCCGTGCTGGTGGAGCCCGGCGTGAAGACCGGCGTGCCGATCCTCACCGACAACCCCAAGGAGGTCGGCGCGGACCGCATCATCAACGCGGTGGCGGCCGTCGAGCTGTACGGGGGCCCCGCGATCGTCGTGGACTTCGGTACGGCGACGACGTTCGACGCGGTCTCCGCGCGCGGGGAGTACGTCGGCGGTGTCATCGCACCCGGCATCGAGATCTCCGTCGAGGCGCTCGGCGTACGGGGCGCGCAGCTTCGCAAGATCGAGGTCGCCCGGCCCCGGAGCGTGATCGGCAAGAACACGGTCGAGGCCATGCAGGCGGGCATCGTGTACGGGTTCGCCGGGCAGGTCGACGGCGTGGTGAGCCGGATGGCCCGGGAGCTGGCCGACGACCCCGAGGACGTGACGGTGATCGCGACCGGCGGCCTGGCCCCGATGGTCCTCGGCGAGTCGTCGGTCATCGACGAACACGAGCCGTGGCTGACCCTGATCGGCCTGCGCCTGGTGTACGAGCGCAACGTCTCCCGCATGTAA
- a CDS encoding BlaI/MecI/CopY family transcriptional regulator, producing MTRVWKWNRPVTVREVLEDLQQERSIAYTTVMTVLDNLHQKGWVRREAEGRAYRYEAVSTRAAYAAALMNDAWSQSDNPAAALVAFFGMMSDEQRQDLRDAVRIVQGPETTDTPTDTGDENPGSAQDGGGR from the coding sequence ATGACGCGGGTGTGGAAGTGGAACCGCCCGGTGACCGTTCGAGAAGTCCTGGAAGACCTTCAGCAGGAACGGTCCATCGCGTACACCACGGTGATGACCGTTTTGGACAATCTCCATCAGAAGGGCTGGGTGCGCCGCGAGGCGGAAGGCCGGGCCTATCGATATGAGGCCGTCTCCACACGCGCCGCGTACGCCGCCGCCCTGATGAACGACGCCTGGTCGCAGAGCGACAACCCCGCCGCCGCTCTCGTCGCCTTCTTCGGGATGATGAGCGACGAACAGCGACAGGACCTCAGGGACGCGGTACGGATCGTCCAGGGACCGGAAACCACGGATACCCCCACCGATACCGGCGACGAGAACCCCGGCTCCGCACAGGATGGCGGCGGGCGATAG
- a CDS encoding amino-acid N-acetyltransferase: MSAERPEVTAKAITVRRARTRDVPAVRRLLDVYVRDRILLDKATVTLYEDIQEFWVAERDDNAEVVGCGALHVMWEDLAEVRTLAVKPGLKGAGVGHQLLEKLLHTARWLGVRRVFCLTFEVDFFVKHGFVEIGETPVGTDVYAELLRSYDEGVAEFLGLERVKPNTLGNSRMLLHL; this comes from the coding sequence ATGTCAGCAGAGCGCCCCGAAGTCACCGCTAAAGCCATCACGGTCCGGCGGGCCCGGACCCGCGATGTGCCGGCCGTGCGCCGCCTCCTCGACGTGTACGTCCGAGACCGCATCCTGCTCGACAAAGCGACCGTCACGCTTTACGAGGACATCCAGGAGTTCTGGGTCGCGGAACGGGACGACAACGCCGAGGTGGTCGGCTGCGGCGCACTGCACGTGATGTGGGAAGACCTCGCGGAAGTCCGCACTCTCGCGGTGAAGCCCGGCCTGAAGGGCGCCGGTGTCGGCCATCAGTTGCTGGAGAAGTTGCTGCACACCGCGCGCTGGCTCGGCGTTCGCCGTGTTTTCTGTCTGACCTTCGAAGTCGACTTCTTCGTGAAGCACGGCTTCGTGGAGATCGGTGAGACACCCGTCGGCACCGATGTCTACGCGGAGCTGTTGCGTTCCTATGACGAGGGCGTCGCGGAGTTCCTCGGACTCGAACGAGTGAAACCGAACACCTTGGGCAACAGCCGGATGCTTCTGCATCTGTGA
- a CDS encoding histone-like nucleoid-structuring protein Lsr2: MAQKVQVLLVDDLDGGEADETVTFALDGKTYEIDLTTANADKLRGLLEPYLKGGRRTGGRASGGRGKARAASGGSQDTAQIRAWAKENGYEVNDRGRVPASIREAYEKANG, encoded by the coding sequence GTGGCACAGAAGGTTCAGGTCCTTCTTGTCGACGACCTCGACGGCGGCGAGGCGGACGAGACCGTGACGTTCGCGCTGGACGGCAAGACGTACGAGATCGACCTCACGACCGCCAATGCGGACAAGCTGCGTGGCCTTCTTGAGCCCTATCTGAAGGGCGGTCGTCGTACCGGTGGCCGTGCTTCGGGCGGGCGCGGAAAGGCCCGTGCCGCTTCCGGCGGCAGCCAGGACACCGCGCAGATCCGCGCCTGGGCGAAGGAGAACGGTTACGAGGTCAACGACCGTGGCCGTGTTCCCGCGTCCATCCGCGAGGCCTACGAGAAGGCCAACGGCTGA
- a CDS encoding SCO3374 family protein, giving the protein MAGAVPMVPLPRRPLDAHDPSGPYGPYDPGGPGDPEARIRHWYENELGWPTVPGEPVRLVTGLRFDVLDVPTGAGAVALRHLGPGSPVALQGDRMRLLVAAGSAEELPGLLDWLEWGTLALDLVALGAGERMDAPLPPERALRDGADTALRVPGPVGGAAVWLRPPEPWCGADASFPTLSAMGGVGGAPDLVRLVDTVATQCHRIRLRRVHAGPSVSQPLAFS; this is encoded by the coding sequence ATGGCTGGCGCAGTCCCCATGGTTCCTCTCCCGCGTCGTCCACTCGATGCGCACGATCCCTCCGGTCCGTACGGCCCGTACGATCCGGGCGGCCCGGGTGACCCCGAGGCCCGGATCCGGCACTGGTACGAGAACGAACTGGGGTGGCCGACAGTGCCCGGTGAGCCGGTACGGCTCGTCACCGGGCTGCGCTTCGACGTGCTGGACGTGCCGACCGGGGCGGGCGCCGTGGCGCTGCGGCATCTGGGGCCGGGCTCTCCCGTGGCCCTTCAGGGCGACCGGATGCGGCTGCTGGTGGCCGCGGGCAGCGCGGAGGAGCTTCCGGGGCTGCTGGACTGGCTGGAGTGGGGCACGCTGGCCCTCGATCTCGTCGCGCTGGGCGCGGGCGAGCGCATGGACGCGCCACTGCCTCCCGAGCGGGCCCTGCGCGACGGTGCCGATACCGCCCTGCGCGTCCCGGGTCCCGTGGGGGGGGCCGCCGTGTGGCTGCGGCCCCCCGAGCCGTGGTGCGGGGCCGACGCCTCGTTTCCGACGCTGTCGGCCATGGGGGGCGTGGGGGGCGCCCCCGATCTCGTACGACTCGTGGACACGGTGGCAACGCAGTGCCACCGGATCCGGCTGCGGCGCGTACACGCCGGGCCGTCGGTTTCTCAGCCGTTGGCCTTCTCGTAG
- a CDS encoding ATP-dependent Clp protease ATP-binding subunit — translation MFERFTDRARRVVVLAQEEARMLNHNYIGTEHILLGLIHEGEGVAAKALESLGISLEAVRQQVEEIIGQGQQAPSGHIPFTPRAKKVLELSLREALQLGHNYIGTEHILLGLIREGEGVAAQVLVKLGADLNRVRQQVIQLLSGYQGKETATAGGPAEGTPSTSLVLDQFGRNLTQAARESKLDPVIGREKEIERVMQVLSRRTKNNPVLIGEPGVGKTAVVEGLAQAIVKGEVPETLKDKHLYTLDLGALVAGSRYRGDFEERLKKVLKEIRTRGDIILFIDELHTLVGAGAAEGAIDAASILKPMLARGELQTIGATTLDEYRKHLEKDAALERRFQPIQVAEPSLPHTIEILKGLRDRYEAHHRVSITDEALVQAATLADRYISDRFLPDKAIDLIDEAGSRMRIRRMTAPPDLREFDEKIAAVRRDKESAIDSQDFEKAASLRDKEKQLLAAKAKREKEWKAGDMDVVAEVDGELIAEVLATATGIPVFKLTEEESSRLLRMEEELHKRVIGQDDAVKALSKAIRRTRAGLKDPKRPGGSFIFAGPSGVGKTELSKALAEFLFGDEDALISLDMSEFSEKHTVSRLFGSPPGYVGYEEGGQLTEKVRRKPFSVVLFDEVEKAHPDIFNSLLQILEDGRLTDSQGRVVDFKNTVIIMTTNLGTRDISKGFNLGFAATGDTKSNYERMKNKVSDELKQHFRPEFLNRVDDVVVFPQLTQADILRIVDLMIGKVDERLKDRDMGIELSQSAKELLSKKGYDPVLGARPLRRTIQREIEDSLSEKILFGELRPGHIVVVDTEGEGETKTFTFRGEEKSALPDVPPIEQAAGGAGPNLSKDA, via the coding sequence ATGTTCGAGAGGTTCACCGACCGCGCGCGGCGGGTTGTCGTCCTGGCTCAGGAAGAAGCCCGGATGCTCAACCACAACTACATCGGCACCGAGCACATCCTCCTGGGCCTGATCCACGAGGGTGAGGGTGTCGCCGCCAAGGCCCTTGAGAGCCTCGGGATTTCGCTCGAGGCGGTCCGCCAGCAGGTGGAGGAGATCATCGGCCAGGGCCAGCAGGCCCCGTCCGGGCACATTCCCTTCACCCCCCGTGCCAAGAAGGTCCTGGAGCTGTCGCTCCGTGAGGCTCTTCAGCTGGGGCACAACTACATCGGCACGGAGCACATCCTGCTCGGCCTGATCCGTGAGGGCGAGGGCGTCGCCGCCCAGGTCCTGGTCAAGCTGGGTGCCGATCTCAACCGTGTCCGCCAGCAGGTCATCCAGCTGCTGTCGGGCTACCAGGGCAAGGAAACCGCCACCGCCGGCGGCCCGGCCGAGGGCACCCCCTCGACCTCTCTCGTCCTGGACCAGTTCGGCCGGAACCTCACCCAGGCGGCTCGTGAGTCCAAGCTCGACCCGGTCATCGGGCGCGAGAAGGAGATCGAGCGGGTCATGCAGGTGCTGTCCCGCCGTACGAAGAACAACCCGGTCCTGATCGGTGAGCCCGGCGTCGGCAAGACCGCCGTCGTCGAGGGTCTCGCCCAGGCCATTGTCAAGGGCGAGGTGCCCGAGACGCTCAAGGACAAGCACCTCTACACGCTGGACCTCGGCGCCCTGGTCGCCGGCTCCCGCTACCGCGGTGACTTCGAGGAGCGCCTGAAGAAGGTGCTCAAGGAGATCCGCACCCGCGGCGACATCATCCTGTTCATCGACGAGCTGCACACGCTGGTCGGTGCGGGTGCCGCCGAGGGCGCCATCGACGCCGCCTCGATCCTGAAGCCGATGCTGGCCCGCGGTGAGCTGCAGACCATCGGTGCGACCACGCTGGACGAGTACCGCAAGCACCTGGAGAAGGACGCGGCCCTGGAGCGCCGCTTCCAGCCCATCCAGGTCGCCGAGCCGTCCCTGCCGCACACGATCGAGATCCTCAAGGGTCTGCGCGACCGGTACGAGGCCCACCACCGCGTCTCGATCACGGACGAGGCCCTGGTCCAGGCCGCCACCCTGGCCGACCGCTACATCTCCGACCGCTTCCTGCCGGACAAGGCGATCGACCTGATCGACGAGGCCGGCTCCCGGATGCGCATCCGCCGGATGACCGCGCCGCCGGACCTGCGCGAGTTCGACGAGAAGATCGCCGCCGTCCGCCGGGACAAGGAGTCCGCGATCGACTCGCAGGACTTCGAGAAGGCCGCCTCCCTGCGCGACAAGGAGAAGCAGCTCCTGGCCGCCAAGGCCAAGCGGGAGAAGGAGTGGAAGGCCGGCGACATGGACGTCGTCGCAGAGGTCGACGGCGAGCTGATCGCCGAGGTCCTCGCCACGGCCACCGGCATCCCGGTCTTCAAGCTGACCGAGGAGGAGTCCAGCCGCCTGCTCCGCATGGAGGAGGAGCTGCACAAGCGGGTCATCGGCCAGGACGACGCCGTCAAGGCGCTGTCCAAGGCGATCCGCCGTACGCGCGCGGGTCTGAAGGACCCGAAGCGTCCGGGTGGCTCGTTCATCTTCGCCGGTCCGTCCGGTGTCGGTAAGACCGAGCTGTCCAAGGCGCTCGCCGAGTTCCTCTTCGGCGACGAGGACGCACTGATCTCCCTCGACATGTCGGAGTTCAGCGAGAAGCACACGGTGTCGCGGCTCTTCGGTTCGCCCCCCGGCTACGTGGGCTACGAAGAGGGCGGCCAGCTGACCGAGAAGGTCCGCCGCAAGCCGTTCTCCGTCGTCCTCTTCGACGAGGTCGAGAAGGCCCACCCGGACATCTTCAACTCGCTGCTGCAGATCCTGGAGGACGGTCGTCTGACCGACTCCCAGGGCCGGGTCGTGGACTTCAAGAACACGGTCATCATCATGACGACCAACCTCGGCACCCGGGACATCTCCAAGGGCTTCAACCTGGGCTTCGCGGCCACGGGCGACACGAAGTCCAACTACGAGCGCATGAAGAACAAGGTGTCGGACGAGCTCAAGCAGCACTTCCGCCCCGAGTTCCTGAACCGCGTCGACGACGTGGTCGTCTTCCCGCAGCTGACGCAGGCGGACATCCTGCGGATCGTCGACCTGATGATCGGCAAGGTGGACGAGCGCCTGAAGGACCGGGACATGGGCATCGAGCTCTCCCAGTCCGCCAAGGAGCTGCTGTCCAAGAAGGGGTACGACCCCGTGCTGGGTGCCCGGCCGCTGCGCCGCACCATCCAGCGCGAGATCGAGGACTCGCTGTCGGAGAAGATCCTCTTCGGCGAGCTGCGCCCCGGTCACATCGTGGTCGTGGACACCGAGGGCGAGGGCGAGACCAAGACCTTCACCTTCCGGGGTGAGGAGAAGTCGGCGCTGCCCGACGTCCCGCCGATCGAGCAGGCGGCCGGCGGAGCCGGGCCGAACCTGAGCAAG